One genomic region from Hirundo rustica isolate bHirRus1 chromosome 5, bHirRus1.pri.v3, whole genome shotgun sequence encodes:
- the LOC120752638 gene encoding 16 kDa beta-galactoside-binding lectin isoform X2: MEKGLVVTQLDVEPGECIKVKGKIQSDAKGFAVNVGKDSNTLMLHFNPRFDCHGDVNTIVCNSKEDGMWGEEDRKAEFPFQHGDKTEICISFDETEATVKLPEAEFKFPNRLGMEKIEYLAVEGDFKVKAIKFS, from the exons ATGGAGAAA GGACTGGTTGTTACTCAGCTGGATGTTGAGCCTGGTGAGTGCATCAAGGTCAAAGGGAAGATCCAGTCCGATGCCAAAGG GTTTGCTGTGAATGTTGGGAAGGACAGCAACACCCTCATGCTGCATTTCAACCCTCGCTTTGACTGTCACGGGGATGTCAACACCATCGTGTGCAATTCCAAGGAGGATGGCAtgtggggggaggaggacaggAAGGCTGAATTTCCCTTCCAGCATGGGGACAAGACTGAG ATATGCATCTCCTTCGATGAAACCGAGGCCACGGTGAAGCTGCCTGAGGCAGAATTCAAGTTCCCAAATCGGCTGGGCATGGAGAAAATTGAATACCTGGCTGTGGAGGGTGACTTCAAAGTCAAAGCCATTAAGTTCAGCTAA
- the LOC120752638 gene encoding 16 kDa beta-galactoside-binding lectin isoform X1, whose translation MFSTTLKGLVVTQLDVEPGECIKVKGKIQSDAKGFAVNVGKDSNTLMLHFNPRFDCHGDVNTIVCNSKEDGMWGEEDRKAEFPFQHGDKTEICISFDETEATVKLPEAEFKFPNRLGMEKIEYLAVEGDFKVKAIKFS comes from the exons ATGTTCTCAACTACTCTAAAG GGACTGGTTGTTACTCAGCTGGATGTTGAGCCTGGTGAGTGCATCAAGGTCAAAGGGAAGATCCAGTCCGATGCCAAAGG GTTTGCTGTGAATGTTGGGAAGGACAGCAACACCCTCATGCTGCATTTCAACCCTCGCTTTGACTGTCACGGGGATGTCAACACCATCGTGTGCAATTCCAAGGAGGATGGCAtgtggggggaggaggacaggAAGGCTGAATTTCCCTTCCAGCATGGGGACAAGACTGAG ATATGCATCTCCTTCGATGAAACCGAGGCCACGGTGAAGCTGCCTGAGGCAGAATTCAAGTTCCCAAATCGGCTGGGCATGGAGAAAATTGAATACCTGGCTGTGGAGGGTGACTTCAAAGTCAAAGCCATTAAGTTCAGCTAA
- the SOWAHB gene encoding ankyrin repeat domain-containing protein SOWAHB, with translation MARELSQEAVLDFLWAAGGRAPNTALLRHFQRFLRDPALTEQQRRERREYFKSLVNSLATVHPAAAPGASKDIVLRRRYRDLLDEELPPPEEQREQEEEKAEPPPRRDPDGRRGPRGEAAGQGRPGGAGGCAARGRGGPCCECRRARRAAAAAVPATPPPPLRPEMPPPYRLPQPRSPPHPSTEMLLLKAPRPSASPGRRTPAGPIQPSLLSSGPRALSPCDLPPSRSLPLLSGTDLPPSRSLPLLSAPEVLPLSRSLQALPASPSSSSLLLSGPEALASTRLPPSQSRSLQQLSTRPSPDLPRGSRGLAPKGPTQPQVLRLYPSCPPLGPPPPESLPQSSTLPSPSHSLRPPLARSPPSQSLLLARGPAVPQAPESQPPAPLPVFRSIRCQLALSEAQGTPSSLHDDCGRQPRSVLSKSSPRNAASRGPLVPLGQREHAWLVAMSAGRWAQVRGLFLEEPELALQRDFISGFTVLHWLAKHGDGPGLQELAAAARQVGLALDVDARSGCGYTPLHLAAIHGHQLVIKVLVLQLGCQVQVRDGSGRQPWEYLGSSTSGEIWQLLEAPRGTIMFPTQPLARSVSSVSKVSPSTGRAALPACLRVQLGRGAASHQSGSDSD, from the exons ATGGCGCGGGAGCTGAGccaggaggctgtgctggactTCCTCTGGGCTGCCGGGGGGCGAGCCCCCAACACGGCGCTGCTCCGCCACTTCCAGCGGTTCCTCCGCGACCCGGCGCTGACGGAGCAGCAGCGGCGGGAGCGCCGCGAGTACTTCAAGAGCCTCGTTAACTCCCTGGCCACCGTCCACCCCGCCGCCGCCCCTGGCGCCTCCAAGGACATCGTCCTCCGCCGCAGGTACCGCGACCTCCTCGATGAGGAGCTGCCGCCGCCGGAGGAACagcgggagcaggaggaggaaaaagccgAGCCGCCGCCCCGACGCGACCCCGACGGGCGGCGCGGCCCTcgcggggaggcggcggggcaggggcggcccggcggggcggggggctgcgccgcccggggccgcggcgggccGTGCTGCGAGTGCCGCCGGgcgcgccgcgccgccgccgccgccgtcccCGC GACGCCACCGCCGCCGCTGCGCCCGGAGATGCCGCCTCCCTACAGGTTACCTCAGCCCCGATCTCCGCCGCACCCCTCGACCGAGATGCTCTTGCTGAAAGCCCCACGGCCCTCAGCAAGCCCAGGGAGGCGAACCCCCGCCGGACCCATCCAGCCCTCGCTGCTGTCATCGGGCCCCAGGGCGCTGTCCCCCTGCGACCTGCCTCCATCCCGGTCTCTGCCGTTGTTGTCCGGCACCGACCTGCCCCCATCCCGATCCCTGCCGTTGCTGTCCGCCCCGGAGGTGCTGCCCCTGTCCCGGTCCCTGCAGGcactccctgccagcccctcctcaTCGTCGCTGCTTTTATCCGGCCCCGAGGCGCTCGCTTCCACCAGGCTGCCCCCGTCGCAGTCCaggtccctgcagcagctctccacCAGGCCATCCCCGGACTTGCCGAGGGGATCCAGGGGGCTGGCCCCCAAAGGACCAACCCAACCTCAAGTCCTGCGACTGTACCC ATCCTGCCCCCCGCTAGGTCCCCCCCCACCCGAATCCCTGCCACAGTCCTCCACACTCCCGTCCCCATCCCACTCCCTGCGGCCACCCCTTGCCAGGTCACCCCCATCCCAATCCTTGCTGCTAGCACGGGGCCCCGCAGTGCCCCAAGCCCCAGAGAGTCAGCCCCCAGCACCGCTGCCTGTTTTCCGGAGCATCAGGTGCCAGCTCGCTTTGTCGGAGGCGCAGGGCACCCCCTCCTCACTGCACGATGACTGTGGGCGGCAGCCCCGCTCCGTGCTCTCCAAGAGCTCCCCTAGGAATGCCGCAAGCCGGGGGCCCTTGGTGCCGCTGGGACAGCGGGAGCACGCCTGGCTGGTGGCAATGTCAGCGGGCCGCTGGGCTCAGGTGCGGGGGCTCTTTCTGGAAGAGCCTGAGCTGGCCCTGCAGAGGGACTTCATATCGGGCTTCACGGTCCTTCACTGGCTGGCCAAGCACGGCGACGGGCCgggcctgcaggagctggcggcggcggcgcggcagGTCGGGTTGGCCCTGGACGTGGACGCTCGCTCTGGCTGCGGGTACACGCCGCTGCACCTGGCTGCCATACACGGCCACCAGCTTGTCATCaaggtgctggtgctgcagctggggtgCCAGGTGCAGGTGCGGGACGGCAGCGGGCGCCAGCCCTGGGAATACCTGGGCAGCTCCACCTCGGGGGAGAtctggcagctcctggaggcaCCGCGTGGCACAATCATGTTCCCCACGCAGCCCCTGGCCCGCAGCGTGTCCTCTGTCAGCAAGGTCTCGCCGTccacgggcagggcagcactGCCTGCCTGCCTCAGGGTGCAGCTCGGCCGTGGGGCAGCGTCCCACCAATCCGGCAGCGACAGTGACTGA